The Candidatus Sericytochromatia bacterium genome includes the window AGGGCGCCGGAGTGAACCGCGCCGTGGTCGTGCGCCGCATCTTCCAAGGTGTCGGCGTGGAACGGACCTTCCCTGTCCACTCTCCCCGCGTCGATCGCATTGAGGTCCTTCGCAAGGGCGACGTGCGTCGCGCCCGCCTGTACTACCTCCGGGGCCTGCAAGGTAAGGCCACCCGGATCAAGGAAAAATCGTCCAGCCGGCCGGCCAAGTAGCCTTCCCCCGTTGAGGCCCCGAGCGAAAACTCGCTCGGGGCCTTGTTTTATCGTCGCGAACACGGGGAAAAATACGGTCGCAACTTGTTGGAAGGACTGAACGGGATGGCCCTCT containing:
- the rplS gene encoding 50S ribosomal protein L19, with product MSKFNAGEILKSIEQPHLKASVPDMAPGDTVKVFAKIREGGKERIQAYEGTVIKLQGAGVNRAVVVRRIFQGVGVERTFPVHSPRVDRIEVLRKGDVRRARLYYLRGLQGKATRIKEKSSSRPAK